In one window of Ignisphaera sp. DNA:
- the nadA gene encoding quinolinate synthase NadA, with product MNEVFKLKKETGAVILAHNYQSPEVQDVADFVGDSLELSVKALESRARVIVFAGVDFMAEQAAILNEDSIVLHPNPEAQCPMAQMITIEELRKFKKLYPEAPAIVYVNSPAIVKAEADYVVTSANVVELVRSLSSDVVIFGPDAHLAQYIAERTGKVVIPVPRDGYCPIHIKFNANNIQKLIKIYGKACFIAHPECPKSVRDLAQFVGSTSQMVKYVKTSGERVFIVGTEIGIIYRMVKENPDKIFIPASTEAICEDMKKITLDKVLKSLRERVYRVLVDRAIAIRVRKAIENTFNVLGVDAPWKR from the coding sequence GTGAATGAGGTATTTAAGCTAAAGAAAGAGACTGGAGCAGTCATCTTGGCACATAACTATCAGTCTCCTGAAGTTCAAGATGTAGCAGATTTTGTTGGAGATAGCCTCGAACTTTCTGTGAAAGCTCTAGAGAGTAGAGCAAGAGTCATAGTATTTGCAGGTGTAGACTTTATGGCTGAACAAGCAGCTATACTGAATGAGGATTCTATTGTCCTTCACCCTAATCCAGAAGCCCAATGCCCTATGGCTCAAATGATAACTATTGAAGAACTTAGAAAGTTCAAGAAGCTTTATCCAGAAGCTCCAGCTATAGTCTATGTTAATAGTCCTGCTATAGTTAAAGCAGAAGCAGATTATGTTGTTACTAGCGCTAATGTTGTTGAGCTAGTTAGATCACTATCATCTGATGTAGTTATCTTTGGACCTGATGCTCATCTAGCTCAGTATATAGCTGAAAGAACTGGTAAAGTTGTTATACCTGTGCCTAGAGATGGATATTGCCCCATACATATTAAGTTTAATGCAAATAATATACAGAAACTCATTAAGATATATGGAAAAGCTTGTTTTATAGCTCATCCAGAGTGTCCTAAGAGTGTTAGAGATTTAGCACAATTTGTTGGATCTACTAGCCAGATGGTGAAGTATGTAAAGACATCTGGAGAGAGAGTGTTTATTGTAGGTACAGAGATAGGTATTATTTATAGAATGGTTAAAGAGAATCCTGATAAGATCTTTATACCTGCTTCTACTGAAGCTATTTGTGAAGATATGAAGAAAATAACTCTTGATAAAGTGTTAAAAAGTTTAAGAGAAAGAGTCTATAGGGTATTAGTGGATAGAGCTATAGCTATAAGAGTTAGAAAAGCTATT